A stretch of Ranitomeya variabilis isolate aRanVar5 chromosome 3, aRanVar5.hap1, whole genome shotgun sequence DNA encodes these proteins:
- the STX19 gene encoding syntaxin-19, giving the protein MKDRLHELMQKAKHLEECKAKEPDGEDAVVIRPQAVVFEREPIIDGYLHEIRKLQNYITDLSENVTKFGQQQKVLISSMRRFSALKKECNITQEIKVQAVGIKRHLDTLAQQAQKAEAERGSSSCLTRVLKTHHAALFRSFQSVMFRYNEAITSKQANCKKFIVRQLEVAGKEVSEEEANNMMEQGKWDVFNENLLHEDKITRGQLNEIEQRHKELMTLENHIKDLRDIFLQVSILVEEQGETLNSIEMAVMNTEDCIQRTNEKIKLAVKYKKRNPCKMLFCCCCPCC; this is encoded by the coding sequence ATGAAGGATCGTCTTCACGAGCTCATGCAAAAGGCAAAACACCTGGAAGAGTGTAAGGCGAAAGAGCCCGATGGAGAAGACGCTGTAGTCATCCGTCCACAAGCTGTTGTCTTTGAGCGAGAGCCCATCATTGACGGCTACTTGCATGAAATAAGGAAACTTCAAAATTATATCACAGATCTATCAGAAAATGTGACCAAGTTTGGACAACAACAAAAAGTTCTCATCTCCTCCATGCGAAGATTCAGCGCCCTAAAAAAGGAATGCAATATAACGCAGGAAATCAAGGTCCAAGCCGTGGGCATAAAAAGGCACTTGGACACTTTAGCACAGCAGGCTCAGAAGGCAGAAGCCGAGAGAGGATCATCATCCTGTCTTACCAGGGTCCTAAAAACTCACCATGCCGCCTTGTTCCGAAGCTTTCAATCCGTAATGTTCCGCTATAATGAGGCAATTACCAGCAAACAGGCCAATTGTAAAAAATTCATCGTAAGGCAACTAGAGGTTGCTGGCAAAGAAGTCAGTGAGGAGGAGGCGAACAACATGATGGAACAGGGCAAATGGGACGTCTTCAATGAGAACCTCCTCCACGAAGACAAAATTACTAGAGGGCAACTGAACGAGATCGAGCAGAGACACAAAGAGCTGATGACTTTAGAGAATCACATCAAGGACTTAAGAGACATTTTTCTCCAAGTTTCTATTTTAGTAGAAGAGCAAGGAGAGACTTTAAACAGCATAGAAATGGCTGTAATGAATACGGAGGATTGTATCCAGAGGACCAATGAAAAGATTAAGCTAGCTGTTAAATACAAGAAGAGAAACCCATGCAAGATGTTGTTTTGCTGCTGCTGTCCATGTTGTTAA